The nucleotide window AATTTCTTGCTAATGGCGTTTTCATTCGACCCCACAAAGATCATTCGGGATTGGAAACTAATGTGGTCAAGTTATATACGCAAGttcaaggataatttttttttaaaaacctaacAATGTTGAAAATAGACTTGATGACTCGAGACTCGATACGGACTAGATTTGAAATTAAACTAACCAAATAGGGATTTAGCAGAAGAAAAGCTACATCTTAATCCGAGCATAATCTAATAATTGGAtctaaacttatatatatatatatatatatatatatatatatatatatatatttttttttttgagatttcatgCGTTTGACGTGTTCATACTTCTTTGTGGgtattattttatctaaatttaaaaccaGGAAGTAACTCGTatgtttaaaaacaattttgattgCGCAGAAGTTGCAACATCCCCTAGAAAATTCTGCAGAGCTTGAGAAGGATCAGTCCAGAAGAAGCAAGGATTGGTACCAGCAGCTCCCATTTTATCCAACACATCAGCACAAGATCTAGACAGCAGCTTCTTGATATCAGCCACTAAGGCACAGACATGGATGGAACCAAGAGATTGGCTCAATGATCAGGCGAATAGCTTCCTGGGAGTAGTCAATATCAAGAACAACGCTCCGAAATTTCAAGTCCCAAGCATGCAGAAGACCTTGCCTCATGGCTTGTAACTCAGCCACCAATAAAACCAGTAAAACTAGATATCTATTTTCCTGTTGTGTTTCTGATCGAACACCAATTCCAGTTTTACCAGGATTACCAAAGAGCTACCATCCAAGTTAATCTTCACCACATCCCCTGGACGACTTTCCCAAGCAATCCACCTCTCATAAAAACAGGCaaggataaaaaatttgatctatgtttaaatttttttgcaagaatactattattgttaaatccctaaaaaaaagagaaaaaccctACAGGATAAAATGTTGTGTCTGGAAATCCATTGATGACCATCACCTACTAAGAAGCCTTCTCCTATAGAAGTAGGAAGAGAATGACGATGGTAAAGATTCTTGCTGGTTACAAGATAACATCATTATGCCAATCTATTCTAGTCAGTTTGCAGATTCCACCCAGGATGGCAAGGAGCTTTAAACCCAGCTTATCCGCTTAAGATCTGgttgattttcaaattaaacttaataaaaattaacttgattgaaTCAATTTAACTTGATTGAATCAATTTAACTTGATAGGTCAACTTGTAACCCGAACAACCTCTTTAACTTTATTTAAATCTTGAGAtgataatacttttaaattgaCAAGGTCAAGTTGACCCTGTAATCCAAACTTGAGGCCACTTCATAGAACATGCGAGGTTTAGTAACTTTGGCAGAACCTCCGATTCACATGTGCCTGTTATGTTTCTGGTTCCTattctttttcttgtaattacGTGCACATGACATGCTGCGGCTGTAATGGAGATTAGTGAACAAATTGGATTTTGATAACCACAAAATCCCCAAGACTACAAAATCATCACGCTTCGAATAACTCACAGGGTTAAACTTATTATTTCTGACAAGTCAATgatattattcaataatataaaGGGAACACTTGATTGATGATATCATCATACAGCCTAACATCTCAAACAGGGGAGAACTGgcgaaggaaagaaaaggtgagaATTTGTCTATGTTGTGTATTCAGCATTTATTTTGACATAATCATAACTTAAATCACAGCCCCAGGCTTGCCCACTTCCTGGTCCATCACCTGTGGAAAAAACAGATACACAGCCCATCAAATATGTTAAACTCAGAGGGTGCAGCAAGTAAAACATTGCTTCTTAATTGACATAGATCCAAGGTTATTAAAAGTTCTTGGAATGAGCAGCTCATCGGCAGTAATGTGTAGGGAAAACTGCATGAGCCTTTACGTGTTGTGCAAGTGAGCTTGCAAAATTAAATAGCATGGTAGCTTTTGTGTGGTGGTTATTATTAAAGCAATGGCAAATTAGCAGATAGAGCAAGGCCAGAAACATTAGATTTCTTGTTGTATGAGAAGAGTTTGCCTTTGAACATGAAGTGGAATcaataaaagaaggaaaatacaGGCATGGTACGTAAATGATCCACAAATGTTTCAGAAGCTTACCCACGGATATGTAGATTCCAACCGTGCCATGGATCTCACCAGCCTTCCTAAGATAGTTACTGGCCGCAGACCTGAAAATCTCCAGTCATCAATAATTGGAATGAAATGGAAAAGGATAGCAATGATACGCTCAAATAAGATAGAAAACAAGAAGTTGTCACCttgaagataaaaaagatgttatcaTTTACAGAAGCAGGTCCAATTCTCACCTGTCAAATGAAAGTGGTTGCCCATTATCCATCAGCAAAATATCTCCCAGCATAATACGAAGATTGTTTTGGTGGAAAGGAATTCCTGCATagccagcagcagcagcaatgcGTCCCCAGTTTGGATCTCTGCCATAAACAGCTGCCTGGTATAATCATTGACTGCAAGTTAGACATAATGAAGTTGACGCATCAACGGATGATGTTTTGAGTTCTGATATCATGCCTTGACAAGAGAAGACGATGCTACTGAGCGTGCAATTTTTGCTGCCTTCGCCTCACTTTCTGCCCCAGTTACTGTGACCTACATTGCCAAGTCACAACTAGCTGAAATTTTCAACGATTTTCAGATAAATTAGGTTTGTTCCAGGAGAAAGCTGTGAAGtgctcaatatatatattcctaCAACCATCTTATTCTAATTGTGGAAGATCATAATGTCCTGGGGATTGGAATCAGGGATAAGAATCAGCTAATCTGTCAAGAGTTGTGCGCAAACCAAGTTTTGCATTAGTTAAATGTTATGCTGGGCATAAATTAGCTTCAATTTCTTAGATGTCTGTTAGCGCCAGTACTGTAATTAAAAACTTTGGCTAATCAAGTATGTACAATCTTTAAGACGAGAAGCAAACCTCAATTAGACATGTAGCTCCTTCTCCATCCCAAGCTATTGATTTTGCAAGACCTTGCATTACCTGagaatagttattttttttataaaaaattagacttcatacAAGATATAATCTGAATAACTACAAGGTCCCTAAACAATCATGGGCTAGCCCATAACCCTTTCAACACCAAATCCTAACAAGTTTGCATGATTGTTGCAGAAAATTAGGGAGAGTTTATGTAAGAGAAGATATAGCCACAGAACATAGTTAATATATTcatctttatttatataaaaaaaagccacAGAACAGAGAAATAGGTTATCAACTGATGAATATGAAAAGGGAAAGACAGAGATGTTATAGATAGTTTACagttaacataaaataaatgattgttGGTGAGAGGGAATGCTTGACAAACTTGAGAGTGATTTTAGAGTTAGAAAGCTTAGTTCAGAAAATAACAAGGACAAAACTATTATGTTTGGTTGTTCAGCAATTAAGTAAATGCTGAACCATCGAGGGTGAATAAAAAGTTGCATGGCAGCCAAACTTACAGCATCAAGGCATGCTTGAAGTTGCATTGCCTCATGGCAGTTTATGTTAGATATTGAGATTGATCCAGATAATCCGCTAGCCAAAGCAATGACTGTATCATTTGTACTTGTATCCCCATCTACCTGTAGCAAACAAGTGTGAATCAGTCCAATAAACTAAAACCACAATCTAATTGTTTAGTGAAGAAAACTTTGTATGCCTTTTCAATGAAAGGAAGCCTTGCTAAACAAGAAGCAATGCAATTCAAGTGCACACTAAGGTATCGCATGTATAAAAATTACCATTTGCAATCAAACTGAGCATGAATATGATTgtacttgaaaaaaaagaaatgatgatcACACTCCATGAACGGATAGACATTCAGGTATATTAGAACAAAACAATAGGAAACTTTTGTCATAAAAGAGCATTATACAAAATCagaatgaatattaaaattatgtgGTCTTATGGATACATTGAAATTCATATCTGAGTTTAAGTTCACAATGCTATTGTCAGCCACCAATGTCTACAACTACAGTTTGGAAGAGTCAGGAAACCATCTTAACATTTCTCTAATTAATCCAGCAGGAAAACTCTGGGGAAAAAAATTGACCTGCCATTATAGTCCCGGCATTAAATTTTTCAGGCAATAGGGATGAGGGACCACATAAAATCTAGCTCAAGTTCAAAAGTAGCCAACTTATTGAAACCAGTGCAGAACTTTAGAAACAGGCAGTACAAAAGCCATATGTAACATACagttatttggttaaaactcCGATTCACTGAAATCTGCACCATCTTTCTCCAAACATCACTGTTGACAAGGGCATCAGTCGTTATAACCTGCAAAATATGGTATTGTCAAAGAATAGAATGATAAAGTGTGCTTTCCCAGAAAAGTTGAGAGAAGCAGTAGAGGAGACATACACCGAGCATGGTGGCCATATTTGGGTGGATCATCCCAGAACCTTTGGCCATTCCCCCAACTTTTATATTTGTCCCTCCAACCTGAGGCATTTAACAAATTGTAATACCCTGCCTTTCTGCTATGAATCCATATTAAAAAAGCAAGAATTATTAGGAAGCATCTCTCAAAAGGTCGAAGTTCTGTGTTCAGAAAATGCTGTCATCCAAGTGGAAAATGAGTAACATGTAAAGGCAGTGGACTAGCTTTTGAACACCAATAAAATATACACAATTAATGCTTACTGATCACaattgaataatataattttcaaacactTTTCAAAGCTCCACCCTTCTTTTTAAAGTTGGCATAAGATGCATTGGTATTCAAGCAATGATTTTGGACACTCTTAATGTTTCTCCCTTTTTCTTTCGAACAGAATACTCTTTATGTTGATGATCCGTTATTAAAGCATAGACCAATTTAACAAAGGAATAGAATGAGAAAGTCATGGTAGTGTTGTACATAGACAGAGTAAAGTTATGGTGGTTTATATCCAACAAGAAGCAAGCACACCAGCTCCTTAAGAACAACTTTTCACAAACCTGAGACTCAATGGCCACACTCTTGCTTACAAGGTCAGTAGTTGTGATTGCGACAGCTGCGGAACCTGCCCTGCATATCCacttaatatcattttttttaaaatggaaatAACACCTGTTGAGGAGATTATTGAGAACTAGAACCTATCTATATGATAAATGTGACACTGGACAAGGATAAGAGAGTAAATACAATTGGGTTGTTCAACAAATATGGGAGCTCATAACTTTTAAACTAAATAACAGATAGTAGAAATGTACCCTTCAACGGATGGAGATAAAGAATTAACCAGTTTTGGAAGCGAATTTAGAAGTGCTTCCTGCACAGTTCATCACAAAAAATAAGCTGCATGGTACAGAGCACATCAACAGAGCAGCATAGCAGGCTTACAACTTATTGACAGTAGAATCAATCATGCAtaccttctttattctttgacCTATGATACCAGTGGATTCAATCAAAACTTCCTTAGGCTTCAATTTAAGTAACTGAAGATAAAAGACACAAAATGAGAAGTGAATAAGGATTCagttaaaacattattttcatgaaattgaGATGTCAACTCAAAGATTGTATACCATAGCAAGGGCACCAGCAGATTCTAGCACATCTTGGTAGCCTGCATCACCCTGGATGTGGATGGTAGGTATCTTAATCATGTAAGACTCAGCACACTCATATTAGCAGTAAAGTGACATTAACTAAAGGAATTCCTAAGTTTTCTATGTTTACAAGCTAAGATCAGTTCATTCTTGGACAAACATATggacaaatgaaaaacaatattgcaCGTGGACCATCCAGCTATATGGGTGAAACTTACTGTTGCTGCATTTGCTTGACCAGCATTTATTAACACTGCACGTGCCTGATGCAAAATCATGCCATTAACTTATGATTAGAGAATTGAACCAAGATAAGAAATCAcggtataaataataatagaatgtATTAAAAAAGCTACTTGTCCACATATAACAATGGTGTTGGATTAAAGAGcattttaaatccaaaaaaccaAAATGCCATGAAAGCATGCGCCTGATGGCCTACAAAGTTGTATCAAAATAATGTCAAAATAGTTGAGCGACACCTAGCACATTCAAAGTTAAAGTATCTACTACTGCCGGTGAAAAAgataacatcaaaatcatgtcTACTAGACAGTGTAGGTCattctttcaaaagaaaagaaaaacaattaaatacaaGCAATGCAAAAATAAGACTCTGGCTTACTGTTTTTGAGATATCTAATGCATTTTTACAGTATAATACTGGTGCAGCTGCAACCATGTTGGTAGTGAATGCCCCTGgagataaaaagaatataaaataccaATTCTCAGGTCAAGTAATCTAATTTCTTTCATGATGCCAATAATTTGTCCATCACAAGCAAAGCAATTCAAGCGGTTTAACCTATCTACCTAGAGAAAAATAATCACCATAACCTCAAACCTAAAATCCATAACAACATGTAAAACACATAATATCCACTAAAATGTGAAACCTTTACCTGCAGCTGTAGCGTCAACATCACAAGTAACAAGCGCAAGATCAGGCTTCTCTCCTTTGGCACGCAATCCACCATATATTCCTGCCGCTTTGAACCCCTTTGCAGCAGTAACTCCCCCAGGAATCTATCCTCACAAAAGTTGCAAACTTGGTCACCAttttatgaaaatcaaataaagacGCCCTGTTAACTAAAAGCTCTTCAagaataataaccaaaaaataaaataaaatattagataaaattcCATCTTGATTCTAGCACTAATCGTTAAGGTAATTAACTTGTAATTAATCAAAAACTCATTATGATTTTCATGCACTAACATTTTTGGTCATCTCAAGaacaaaaccagaaaaaacccaTCAATGCTAACACCATCTTGAGACTAGAAAATgcagaataacaatcaaatacTAATAAAATCTTCATCTTGAAAATGTTAACCAAAcaaagaaatcaataaaaaaaaataacgggCAAAACTTACTTGCTGCCATGGTCCTTCAGGAAGAAAAATAGGAGCAGCAGGTATATAATTAGAGGCCTCACTCATGCTTGATGACGATGAAGCAGCCACTGCAAATACCTTAAAGCTTCTCTTACTCAAACCAAAAGACCTCAAAACCTGCAAATTATTAAGCTTTGAGGAGCCATGAAGTTCAGAGAACTTTAGAGAGGAAAAGTGACGAGGAGGAGCACAAGTATGCATCTTTTGGGAAGTGGCGGCGAATGCAGAAGCTGAAACAACCGGTGCCAGTGGTCTTTTTATACACAGTAGCAGCAGCCGAGTGACCACTGACTGGcggctttatatatatatatatatatatatatatggaagggttttttcttaaaaaattgttttgaatttattcatttattttatggtGATTAGTGAAACGTGGATTTAGcgctaattaaattaattatgttctgATTCCTCCCTGTCTGgtaaaaaagattgattttcGGGTAAACTATATTTGTATCCTTGTAGATTTATCAATGCTTCAATTTTACACCTATAGTTTGAATCTTCTTAATATCAccccttttgttttcaaaagaTGACAAAAGATTTGAAACATTTTGCTATTTCTTCATCTCTAATTCAGTAAGAAATGAACCATTCATgccattgttttttcttcatctatCTATACGTATAATAAATCTTCCACAGAGAAAGTGAAACAATCTTATATATTtggttttatgggtttttttttttaattttcgttTTTGGTGTAGCCATCCCATGTTAAATGTTACTAAATCTCTCGATCTTTTTGATTTTGTATATAATATTGACTAAGTAATGTGATTATATTCaactattttattaaacaaaaatcattagGGCTGGTTtacttttgtttcaaattaatttacataataatattaaatagtttCTGATTCACTAAGCTTTCACTTCAATGAGAATTTCATgcattctttaacttttttttattattattattaacattgaaGTCTGGACCAACTTGttcgcacctcaactaatccaaCATACTCTGAAGTTAAagaccatataaatttttagtgacCCTGAAGTTTATAAGACTCGATCTAGTAATctctagaaaacaaatttaaaatctgattaaTTGAGTTACACCcttcataattatttcttttttatttcttaatttatgcACGTGTGGTTGTTTTTGTCCATTTGATTTGGATTGaattaatatgtaaaaatattcatttattacATCTTAAGAATTGTAAtagtattgtgttttttttttcccattcaaagcatgttagtttttatttcaaatggatttatgttgtgttttaagaGCAAAACCTACTcttaacaaataatattttttcttgacaaaaaatatataaaatgactGGATTTATAATTTATGGTTTTATTGATTATAGTATGCATTTTTTGCAATTGAATAAAATTCAGGGTAATTTTATGCAAATTGTGTTtctttcagtaaaaaaaaaaaaacagattgtcAAGAGTTGTCGATATAAGAAAAAGAGTCACTCTGTCTTTTgaagaaattatgttttttatgcgATTTGTATGGAACACGCTACACCCTATCCTTTCTGGGCAGATTGGTTGGCCTCCTTCTTTGATCACCAGTGAGAAATGCGCATGCATTTGTAAGAAATATGTTGCAAGAAAAGGCCATACATGTACCAATGGTGTAATACTGCTAAgattctttttctcagctaTTGATTTATTACTTCATGCTATTGACTTCGGCTCAGCCATCACCTTTTTATTCGCCTTCTGTGGTTCTGCATTTTCCGCTAGTCATCTTGAATCAGTCacttttttcatgaattatcGTTATAACATTCTCATTTTGTCTCTTCAATAGGGTTTCATGTAGTTCATAATTTACTTCTTCTTTCTATCATGTTGTGTATATGCAGCTCGACATTTAGAACTGAGTTTTCACACGTCTGCAAAAGCTACAGTGCATGGGTTTAGGGGTCTGGATATGTCAATCTCTAAACTTCTACTAAGCAAGCGGTGATCAGTGATGACAATTTGAGTTCCTCTTTTTGGTTCTGGTATTTTGGAACATTTACTCCCACATGTAGACCTACTGAAGCTGTAGTTTTCCAAGATATTTGCTTAATCTCTGTATTTTGTGGtgtatataaaaattaacagtTCAGTGTTCTTGTTCATGACACTGGTGAACCATGCCAGGATGCACATTTCACCCTTAAGATCGAAAGGTACAAATAAGAGAGTTCGCTTCTGTATATGGTGTGGCTGTGTGAGAAAATCTCCATGCATCTTGGCTGGGAAGTATTATATTCCTGTAACTTGGACTGCCATTTATAGAAACTGATGATCGATAATTTTACAAGTATCAGTATGGATTGGTGGGTTTATAATAAGTTCAATTATAATCTCAACGGGGGCAATCAAATTACAATGATCTTTTGCGTGATTTACCATAGCATGCGCATTAAGATTAGGTTCACACATCAACCGTGCAAAGTACGAGTCTTTAACCAAAAAATAGCAAACCTATTGCTGGTGCGGCCTTGCAAACCCATTTGTCATCATCGCAATTACCGCTGTCACTATTTGCGGTCCTAAAGATCTCACCGCCCCAGCCACCTCCGGCCCTATATCTTTCAGCGTCACCAACACCTCCGGCCCTATGTCTTTCATAACAGCTGCCAACCCTGGCCCTACTGCCTTCAGCACTGCTGCCACCTCTGGCCTTGCAGCTATCCCCATGGCTGTAGGTGTCCCGACTGTTGCCACCACTGCTGCCCCCACAACCACCACTACCCCGACAACTATTGTAATAGCCCTTTTAGCTTGCCTAAGAGTTTGCTGAGGAAAACACCAAGTATGACATGTTTGAGTGCTAGTTAGATTCCACCAGAAGGAACTTCGATTggcaaataaaacatattatgcACTTCT belongs to Populus nigra chromosome 18, ddPopNigr1.1, whole genome shotgun sequence and includes:
- the LOC133678091 gene encoding arginine biosynthesis bifunctional protein ArgJ, chloroplastic: MHTCAPPRHFSSLKFSELHGSSKLNNLQVLRSFGLSKRSFKVFAVAASSSSSMSEASNYIPAAPIFLPEGPWQQIPGGVTAAKGFKAAGIYGGLRAKGEKPDLALVTCDVDATAAGAFTTNMVAAAPVLYCKNALDISKTARAVLINAGQANAATGDAGYQDVLESAGALAMLLKLKPKEVLIESTGIIGQRIKKEALLNSLPKLVNSLSPSVEGAGSAAVAITTTDLVSKSVAIESQVGGTNIKVGGMAKGSGMIHPNMATMLGVITTDALVNSDVWRKMVQISVNRSFNQITVDGDTSTNDTVIALASGLSGSISISNINCHEAMQLQACLDAVMQGLAKSIAWDGEGATCLIEVTVTGAESEAKAAKIARSVASSSLVKAAVYGRDPNWGRIAAAAGYAGIPFHQNNLRIMLGDILLMDNGQPLSFDRSAASNYLRKAGEIHGTVGIYISVGDGPGSGQAWGCDLSYDYVKINAEYTT